Part of the Pseudoalteromonas aliena SW19 genome, ACAGCATTTTCGTCGATGCTATCAGCGTAGTCTGCACGTAAAGTGCCAGCTAGTGCTTCAGCAGGGTTAGTAGCACCCATGATTTCACGGTTTTTAAGAACAGCGTTTTCGCCTTCAAGAACTGTAACCATTACTGGACCAGATGTCATGAAAGATACTAAAGCACCGAAGAAAGGACGTTCGCTATGTTCAGCGTAGAAACCTTCAGCTTTCTCTTGTGAAAGGTGAACCATTTTAGCTGCAACGATTTTAAGGCCAGCAGATTCGAAACGGTTGTAGATAGCGCCAATGTGGTTTTTAGCTACTGCATCAGGTTTTACGATTGAAAAAGTACGTTCTAAAGCCATCTTTATGCTCCAATAATTTTAAATAAAAGTGTGAATATTAACGGGCGCGAATTATACGCGTTTTAACTGAAAAATCCTAATTTTATTAAAAACCAACTTGATTACGGTTTTGTGATCTCGATCAAAGGCAAATTATTATCCGCATTTATACTGCCGCGCTTCTGTTTACGTATTTGTTAATGACTACTCATGCA contains:
- the ndk gene encoding nucleoside-diphosphate kinase, which translates into the protein MALERTFSIVKPDAVAKNHIGAIYNRFESAGLKIVAAKMVHLSQEKAEGFYAEHSERPFFGALVSFMTSGPVMVTVLEGENAVLKNREIMGATNPAEALAGTLRADYADSIDENAVHGSDAVESAAREIAYFFADEELCSRTR